A genomic window from Bdellovibrio sp. SKB1291214 includes:
- a CDS encoding outer membrane protein encodes MKIKMLISTVVFAFTLKTFAQNAYVSPVDQDLAIKSIVLVPTTDNLGGIYAKPVEEQIRALLNQDKQWSLVNYPKNLEIKSELLDENPTDVQKVLQTAKSDAAITSKIIRGPRGISMTMTLFVGREGFPLMQETLVDYKGFDTADIKTQASIMFQNLKNRMPFRAVIMSRRGQQVTLNLGSNYGLKPDSRVSIVQIIKVNRHPKLKILVSTEKEVLGRVKLFKVEPYLSFGYIELEKEPGVITVGSKVMPDEFVKYATPITTPSGKVLTDITTRPDKDVAFGDDPKEWAPEPAPQYGKIEVLAGFSSYSQNVKLKTPTEQSISGNANLAPNLLIRGEMWINPEWYLALTLRQSVFSINNTYSSPGSLNTSMSQYSVQGGYNFLLSNDFFGPKIQLSGGYQDTNFKIDDSTPVAFTSNKYGGLMLSLGGSFPLGPEVPMELGGRFDLFMNPKMSESPGSGAGNKSTINSFSFYGTYRLRTKFAIKGELLFENFQSDYNDGGDRSTVSHKMTTLMGGIQYLF; translated from the coding sequence AACTACTGATAACTTAGGCGGCATTTATGCGAAACCTGTGGAAGAGCAGATTCGTGCTTTGCTTAATCAAGACAAACAGTGGTCGTTGGTGAATTATCCAAAGAATCTGGAAATCAAATCTGAACTGCTTGATGAAAATCCGACTGACGTACAAAAAGTTTTGCAAACAGCCAAATCAGATGCAGCCATCACTTCTAAAATTATTCGTGGCCCTCGTGGTATATCGATGACTATGACCTTGTTCGTGGGCCGCGAAGGATTTCCACTGATGCAAGAAACTTTAGTCGACTACAAAGGTTTTGATACAGCAGATATCAAAACTCAGGCCAGCATCATGTTCCAAAATCTGAAGAACAGAATGCCCTTCCGTGCGGTTATCATGAGCCGTCGAGGACAACAAGTCACTTTGAACTTGGGTAGTAACTACGGCTTAAAGCCTGACAGTCGTGTTTCGATCGTACAAATTATCAAGGTGAACCGTCATCCAAAACTTAAGATTCTTGTAAGCACAGAAAAAGAAGTTTTAGGACGTGTTAAACTTTTCAAAGTCGAACCTTATCTAAGCTTCGGTTACATCGAACTTGAAAAAGAACCAGGCGTTATAACCGTGGGCTCAAAGGTTATGCCTGATGAATTCGTTAAGTACGCTACACCAATCACCACTCCATCTGGAAAAGTCCTAACTGACATCACGACTCGTCCTGATAAAGACGTGGCCTTTGGTGACGACCCTAAAGAGTGGGCACCTGAGCCCGCTCCCCAATATGGAAAAATTGAAGTGTTGGCCGGTTTCTCGTCCTATTCTCAGAATGTAAAATTGAAAACCCCGACGGAACAGTCGATCTCAGGAAATGCAAATCTGGCTCCGAATCTTTTGATACGCGGTGAAATGTGGATAAATCCAGAATGGTATCTGGCATTAACACTTCGCCAATCTGTGTTTTCAATTAATAACACTTACTCATCGCCTGGTTCGTTAAACACTTCGATGTCACAGTATTCTGTTCAGGGTGGTTACAACTTCCTTTTATCGAATGATTTCTTTGGTCCAAAAATTCAACTAAGCGGTGGTTACCAAGATACGAATTTTAAAATTGACGACAGCACTCCTGTGGCTTTCACATCCAACAAATACGGTGGTTTGATGTTAAGCCTTGGAGGCTCTTTTCCTCTAGGACCCGAGGTTCCAATGGAGCTTGGCGGCCGATTTGATCTGTTCATGAATCCTAAAATGAGCGAAAGCCCGGGATCGGGTGCGGGCAATAAAAGCACAATCAATAGTTTCAGCTTTTACGGAACATATCGCTTAAGAACAAAGTTCGCGATCAAAGGGGAACTGCTCTTTGAAAACTTCCAGTCCGATTACAATGATGGCGGTGACAGAAGCACCGTCAGCCACAAAATGACAACCCTAATGGGCGGAATCCAGTATCTGTTCTAA
- the groL gene encoding chaperonin GroEL (60 kDa chaperone family; promotes refolding of misfolded polypeptides especially under stressful conditions; forms two stacked rings of heptamers to form a barrel-shaped 14mer; ends can be capped by GroES; misfolded proteins enter the barrel where they are refolded when GroES binds): MSKVLVFSEDARGHILKGVNTLANAVKVTLGPKGRNVVIDKSFGSPMITKDGVTVAKEIELENKFENMGAQMVKEVASKTNDEAGDGTTTATVLAQAIYREGAKLVSAGHNPMSIKRGIDKAVAIIIDELKAMAKPVKGSNEVAQVGSISANNDKEIGQMLSDAMDKVGKEGVITIEESKTAKTEVTVVEGMQFDRGYLSPYFVTNAERMEAVLENAYVLVYDKKISSMKDMISILEGVAKQGRQLLIIAEDVDGEALATLVVNKLRGTLHICAVKAPGFGDRRKAMLEDIAILTGAKVISEDIGRKLEQATIADLGVAKRIVVDKDNTTIIDGSGKKADITGRVNAIKGQIEETSSDYDKEKLKERLAKLAGGVAVIHVGAPSEVEMKEKKHRVEDALNATRAAVEEGIVAGGGTALLRASQKVDKSKFNEDEGFGAMIIKRACEEPIRQISANAGLDGAIVLDRILQNKSASWGFNAYSDEYTDLIKDGVIDPVKVVRCALTNAASVSSLMLTTETMIADAPKKDSPMPAGGGHDMGGMGGMGGMM; the protein is encoded by the coding sequence ATGTCTAAAGTTTTAGTATTTTCAGAAGACGCTCGCGGACACATCCTTAAAGGTGTAAACACTCTTGCGAATGCAGTAAAAGTAACTTTGGGACCTAAAGGTCGTAACGTAGTTATCGACAAATCTTTTGGTTCTCCAATGATCACTAAAGACGGTGTAACTGTTGCTAAAGAAATCGAATTGGAAAACAAATTCGAAAACATGGGCGCGCAAATGGTTAAGGAAGTTGCTTCCAAAACTAATGACGAAGCTGGTGACGGTACAACAACTGCAACTGTTTTGGCTCAAGCAATCTACCGCGAAGGTGCAAAACTGGTTTCTGCAGGTCACAACCCAATGTCTATCAAACGTGGTATCGACAAAGCGGTTGCAATCATCATCGACGAACTTAAAGCAATGGCGAAACCAGTTAAAGGTTCAAACGAAGTTGCTCAAGTTGGTTCTATCTCTGCAAACAATGACAAAGAAATCGGTCAAATGTTGTCAGACGCTATGGACAAAGTTGGTAAAGAAGGCGTTATCACTATCGAAGAATCTAAAACTGCTAAGACTGAAGTTACAGTAGTTGAAGGTATGCAATTCGACCGTGGTTACTTGTCTCCATACTTCGTAACTAATGCTGAAAGAATGGAAGCAGTTCTTGAGAACGCTTACGTACTTGTTTACGACAAAAAAATCTCTTCCATGAAAGATATGATCTCTATTCTTGAGGGCGTTGCTAAGCAAGGTCGCCAATTGTTGATCATCGCTGAAGACGTTGACGGTGAAGCATTGGCAACTTTGGTTGTTAATAAACTTCGCGGCACTCTTCACATCTGTGCTGTTAAAGCTCCTGGCTTCGGTGACCGTCGTAAAGCTATGCTTGAAGACATCGCGATCCTAACTGGCGCGAAAGTTATCTCTGAAGACATCGGTCGTAAACTTGAGCAAGCTACTATCGCTGATCTTGGTGTTGCGAAACGTATCGTTGTAGATAAAGACAACACGACAATCATCGATGGTTCTGGCAAAAAAGCAGACATCACTGGTCGCGTAAACGCAATCAAAGGTCAAATCGAAGAAACTTCTTCTGACTATGACAAAGAAAAATTGAAAGAGCGTTTGGCTAAATTGGCTGGCGGCGTAGCTGTTATCCACGTTGGTGCTCCTTCTGAAGTTGAGATGAAAGAGAAAAAACACCGCGTAGAAGACGCTTTGAACGCGACTCGCGCAGCTGTTGAAGAAGGTATCGTTGCTGGTGGTGGTACTGCTTTGCTTCGCGCTTCTCAAAAAGTTGATAAATCTAAATTCAATGAAGACGAAGGTTTCGGCGCGATGATCATCAAACGTGCTTGTGAAGAACCAATTCGTCAAATCTCTGCGAATGCGGGTCTTGATGGCGCGATCGTTTTGGATCGTATCCTTCAAAACAAATCTGCTTCTTGGGGTTTCAACGCATACTCTGACGAATACACTGACCTAATTAAAGACGGTGTTATCGACCCAGTTAAAGTTGTTCGTTGCGCTCTAACTAACGCAGCTTCTGTATCTTCTTTGATGCTTACTACTGAGACTATGATCGCAGATGCACCTAAGAAAGATTCTCCAATGCCAGCTGGTGGCGGCCACGATATGGGCGGCATGGGTGGTATGGGCGGCATGATGTAA
- the groES gene encoding co-chaperone GroES, giving the protein MGVRPLHDRILVRRMAEEEKTAGGLFIPDTAKEKPQKGEIIATGKGRVTEDGKILPLEVKVGDKVLFSKYAGTELKLEGAEYLMMREEDILGVFN; this is encoded by the coding sequence ATTGGCGTTCGCCCACTTCACGACAGAATTCTTGTTCGCAGAATGGCGGAAGAGGAAAAAACCGCTGGCGGTCTTTTCATTCCTGATACAGCAAAAGAAAAACCACAAAAAGGTGAAATCATCGCGACTGGTAAAGGTCGTGTAACTGAAGATGGCAAAATCTTGCCTCTTGAAGTTAAAGTTGGCGACAAAGTTCTTTTCAGCAAATACGCAGGTACTGAATTGAAACTTGAAGGCGCAGAATACTTGATGATGCGTGAAGAAGACATCCTTGGTGTTTTCAATTAA
- a CDS encoding metallophosphoesterase family protein, which produces MMKNIFYLSAFVFLSSCAPFVDSPFSDQLLRPERNLNAANMAKLDDFTSDGTITMAIFSDPHQNYKPLDRLAFSMNQNGPYDFIAGLGDYTNQGYNLEYDQFLEAYSRINGNKILAIGNHDSIGAGPELYKKAFGPLNFYMDNGNYRFIFFNSANLESEENYDPQWLKDTVTEASGAGKKILIYTHAPLRDPERFKGDDAVIMDDVIKDPNVQAVFNGHNHVYLLGTDNGTVMLQCGRVETDKGGSHWLIVKIDIGTKQICIKRMDTLEEDCTLTLK; this is translated from the coding sequence ATGATGAAAAATATTTTTTATCTTTCTGCATTTGTTTTTCTAAGCTCCTGCGCCCCGTTCGTAGACTCTCCCTTTTCAGATCAACTATTAAGACCGGAAAGAAATCTGAACGCAGCCAACATGGCGAAGCTTGACGATTTCACCAGTGACGGCACTATTACCATGGCCATTTTCTCTGATCCCCATCAGAACTACAAACCGTTGGATCGCCTGGCTTTCAGTATGAATCAAAACGGCCCTTATGATTTCATTGCGGGTCTTGGAGATTACACGAATCAAGGCTACAACCTTGAATACGACCAATTCCTCGAAGCTTACTCTCGTATCAATGGAAATAAGATTCTGGCCATCGGAAATCATGATTCCATCGGCGCGGGTCCCGAGCTGTACAAAAAAGCTTTCGGCCCTTTGAATTTCTATATGGATAATGGAAACTATCGTTTCATTTTCTTTAACTCCGCAAATTTAGAGTCAGAAGAAAATTACGATCCTCAATGGTTGAAAGATACTGTTACTGAGGCTTCTGGTGCTGGTAAAAAAATTCTTATTTATACACATGCGCCTCTCAGAGATCCCGAACGATTCAAAGGAGACGACGCTGTCATTATGGACGACGTGATCAAAGATCCCAATGTTCAAGCCGTCTTCAATGGACATAATCATGTCTACCTACTGGGCACCGACAATGGAACGGTGATGTTACAATGTGGTCGAGTCGAAACTGACAAAGGTGGCTCTCACTGGTTGATTGTCAAAATTGATATTGGTACGAAACAGATTTGCATCAAACGCATGGATACATTGGAGGAAGATTGCACTCTTACTCTAAAATAA
- a CDS encoding GNAT family N-acetyltransferase: MNSARLTLRRFNLNDFHNMRELEADPEVIRYSPHRYPLSDEKIKERLQLVIENEKSREPLGIWAAEITDTKDFVGWFMLLQRDQPYIELGFMIVRRQWGKGFTTEAVKRLTEYALDELKLPGLSAITDEDNHASANVLVKSGFKLIRQYTDFDKVWGKEIKINQYELKR, encoded by the coding sequence ATGAATTCTGCACGGCTAACGCTAAGAAGATTCAATCTCAATGACTTCCATAATATGCGGGAGCTTGAGGCCGACCCGGAAGTCATTCGTTATTCTCCGCATCGATATCCTTTAAGCGATGAAAAAATCAAAGAGCGTCTTCAGCTTGTTATAGAGAATGAAAAGTCTCGTGAACCATTAGGAATTTGGGCTGCAGAGATAACAGATACCAAAGATTTTGTAGGTTGGTTTATGCTGCTGCAACGAGATCAACCTTACATTGAGTTAGGTTTTATGATTGTTCGTCGCCAGTGGGGTAAAGGCTTTACCACTGAGGCCGTTAAAAGACTTACCGAATACGCTTTAGATGAATTAAAACTGCCAGGTTTAAGTGCTATCACTGATGAAGATAATCACGCTTCCGCTAATGTTTTAGTTAAATCAGGCTTTAAATTGATTCGCCAATACACAGACTTCGACAAAGTATGGGGCAAAGAAATCAAAATTAATCAGTATGAGCTTAAACGTTAG
- a CDS encoding chemotaxis protein CheX, which translates to MKTRKTILIVDNNSGLENLVREPLGEQFRNSDISPVVVRAKDGAEAAIKTENQKFDVVLIDTEVPRLMDGGFVYGLHTYKNTQDANLIVVTQRESHDLPDTLRSSVLLKKPVTTEDLIKAMMKCLNQSEASGASAPPSAAKYAVDVRVINAIIKATLNVFAQFGVQNISMGKAEAKSPHDALLGEISSVVEIKSQSYQGYLAISFDKACYLEVVSTMLMEEQTELNSENQDAVGEINNIIFGNAKSEITNFGVQLTVPKVLMGAGSVIACAAGSAGMSIPFSTTKGRFYLKVIAVPVAK; encoded by the coding sequence ATGAAGACGAGAAAAACCATCCTCATTGTAGATAATAACTCAGGACTCGAGAATCTAGTTCGAGAACCCCTGGGTGAGCAATTCCGCAATTCTGATATTTCTCCAGTTGTTGTTCGAGCTAAAGATGGAGCCGAAGCTGCCATTAAAACTGAGAATCAAAAGTTCGACGTCGTTCTTATTGATACCGAAGTTCCACGCCTGATGGATGGTGGCTTCGTTTACGGTCTTCATACTTACAAAAATACTCAGGACGCGAACTTGATCGTGGTCACTCAACGTGAAAGTCATGATTTGCCTGATACTCTTCGTTCATCAGTGTTATTGAAAAAACCAGTCACCACCGAGGACCTGATTAAGGCGATGATGAAATGCCTTAATCAAAGTGAAGCGAGTGGTGCATCTGCTCCACCCTCTGCCGCGAAATATGCGGTTGATGTCCGAGTCATCAATGCAATTATCAAGGCGACTTTAAACGTATTTGCTCAATTTGGTGTTCAGAACATCAGTATGGGGAAAGCTGAAGCGAAATCTCCTCACGATGCTTTGTTGGGAGAGATCTCTTCCGTTGTAGAAATTAAATCGCAATCTTATCAAGGGTATCTGGCGATCTCTTTTGATAAAGCTTGTTACTTAGAAGTTGTTTCAACGATGTTGATGGAAGAACAGACCGAATTGAATTCTGAAAATCAGGATGCCGTCGGGGAGATCAACAATATCATTTTTGGTAATGCTAAATCGGAAATCACAAATTTTGGTGTGCAATTAACGGTGCCAAAAGTTTTGATGGGTGCAGGCAGCGTGATTGCTTGTGCTGCCGGCTCTGCTGGTATGTCCATTCCTTTTTCAACAACCAAAGGTCGTTTTTATCTGAAGGTTATCGCTGTTCCAGTTGCGAAATAA
- a CDS encoding type II secretion system protein produces MFRRDSSINHKCVSGFSALEMMVAIGILATVFILAMPFFTQQGKTIKQMRTSASCQAVLDTAFSRINSLGSSLDSYQPKFNKLVYTNNGKGLAGSAAMGSRVFLPPEADTITEAYKDFDAAFRGERIKTFDFPIKSELYSVNGGKVVKVPDGNSTKNVNIAADGVTLYTPLLIKGSMEYLATKFNLQDGAVYCNKFGTASLLSDLDKQAVSKLLPGGLKDLNLAMKINRYDLASGNQSTACGRFWPRPRNGGRSNVTYEPQFGYSPTTRQIIGIFPSWMDDKDGFRVTLKASYTNDKGQTETCEGTKDYSLPEDKQNVVDYFYDVNYVKTSAANPGVIVDNPSMVNGMKAGTECFPPASGKNSCLGHPFETILTNLQPYNSSNPKWPENRDRPLCSQVATNSMDLVITFRVYNLQKDGGVIPMCMDTSYQWFKKSPTNWCPGSYNGGAETSFDKSWDPRYTGWVPCEQMQFCNSRPDTVTVIQDTATNFKFPGLGAKQPYTEYKYLYKGINGDKNKSRMWGCEIKFGVASLDLAGNLSYVPAQDKIIDKSTQTAGIGGDLRPPIKEINPHVYFKPPPCYTCNCKPCKGGKGLFGGLFSWVLFAVLVIVSAGAAFAATLLISAAVIAGATVGMICYNGGLGCASGGGKNYAPDTSGGKYRSCNDSNNGCKCGSKCNIIRPPNPGWSDVLDDSLDVSQLEKNSCIPSTTFYVDNTPYSKIGNIIPQFGYKTLNPKGSAKPYDINMDQNAKVTPGDELLYSAFDTRSNQFCYAAVRCVAGKFQAIKESSEIPGDNTLYPLMGCYPVKVGKKIAFTSTAPGIKQGSDACLEVQFNKGPQNPTNLKLWKWTDYNEQCSVTNATGGISTNPNVVGGSCPTSNTKAIFGAQFSSSGPGCSTGTTDATDLNTINFACNYTKIYWDTCANSSNSKNGNASCPKWCYAECKVPEYVPEHPWLDAPRNVQRYYEDMGAGDKNLPFCTMDRTLFDAIEN; encoded by the coding sequence ATGTTTCGTAGAGACAGCTCTATTAATCATAAATGTGTTTCAGGCTTTTCAGCTCTGGAAATGATGGTTGCCATCGGGATTCTTGCCACTGTCTTTATTCTAGCAATGCCTTTCTTTACCCAACAAGGAAAAACTATTAAGCAGATGAGGACGTCTGCGAGCTGCCAAGCAGTTTTGGATACTGCGTTTTCTCGAATCAACTCATTAGGTTCTAGTTTAGATAGTTATCAACCAAAATTTAATAAATTGGTTTACACCAATAACGGTAAGGGTTTGGCGGGCTCTGCTGCTATGGGGTCACGTGTATTTCTACCCCCTGAGGCCGATACTATTACTGAAGCCTATAAAGACTTTGATGCCGCTTTTCGTGGTGAAAGAATTAAGACCTTTGATTTCCCCATTAAAAGCGAACTGTACTCTGTCAATGGTGGAAAAGTTGTCAAGGTTCCAGACGGTAACTCCACCAAGAACGTCAACATCGCAGCTGACGGAGTTACACTTTACACGCCTCTTTTGATCAAGGGGTCGATGGAATATTTAGCGACGAAATTCAATTTGCAAGATGGAGCAGTTTACTGCAATAAATTTGGAACTGCTTCGTTGTTATCAGATTTGGATAAACAAGCCGTCTCTAAACTGCTTCCGGGCGGACTCAAAGATCTGAACCTAGCAATGAAAATCAATCGCTATGATCTTGCATCAGGAAATCAGAGTACGGCTTGCGGAAGATTCTGGCCAAGACCTCGTAACGGTGGACGGTCGAATGTCACGTATGAACCGCAATTTGGTTACTCGCCAACGACAAGACAGATCATCGGGATATTTCCTAGCTGGATGGACGATAAGGATGGTTTCCGCGTTACTTTAAAGGCGAGCTATACGAATGACAAAGGTCAGACAGAAACTTGTGAAGGTACTAAAGATTATTCCCTTCCTGAAGATAAGCAAAATGTCGTCGACTATTTCTATGACGTGAACTATGTGAAAACGTCTGCAGCCAACCCCGGAGTTATCGTCGATAATCCTAGCATGGTGAACGGAATGAAAGCCGGCACAGAATGTTTCCCTCCTGCTTCGGGGAAAAACAGCTGCCTTGGCCATCCGTTTGAAACAATTCTTACGAATCTGCAGCCGTATAATAGCAGTAATCCAAAATGGCCAGAAAATCGCGACAGACCGCTGTGCTCCCAAGTAGCTACAAATTCAATGGATCTAGTGATCACGTTTCGCGTGTACAATCTGCAAAAAGATGGTGGCGTGATACCAATGTGTATGGACACATCCTATCAGTGGTTTAAAAAATCGCCGACGAACTGGTGTCCCGGTTCGTATAACGGTGGTGCTGAAACCAGTTTTGATAAATCGTGGGACCCACGTTATACCGGATGGGTTCCTTGCGAGCAGATGCAGTTCTGTAACTCTCGCCCTGACACAGTTACCGTTATTCAAGACACTGCGACAAATTTTAAATTTCCCGGTCTTGGCGCTAAGCAGCCATACACTGAATACAAATATCTTTATAAAGGTATTAACGGCGATAAAAATAAATCGCGCATGTGGGGTTGCGAGATTAAATTTGGTGTTGCCTCTCTAGATCTGGCGGGAAATTTAAGTTACGTTCCGGCGCAGGATAAAATCATTGATAAATCGACACAGACTGCGGGTATTGGGGGGGATCTTCGTCCGCCTATAAAGGAAATCAATCCGCATGTTTATTTCAAACCTCCTCCTTGTTACACGTGTAACTGCAAACCTTGTAAAGGTGGTAAGGGTCTATTCGGGGGCTTGTTCAGCTGGGTGCTGTTTGCAGTTCTGGTTATCGTTTCTGCTGGCGCTGCATTTGCTGCAACACTATTGATTAGTGCAGCGGTTATTGCTGGTGCTACTGTTGGTATGATTTGTTATAACGGCGGTTTGGGTTGTGCCAGTGGTGGTGGTAAAAACTATGCTCCTGACACCTCGGGCGGTAAGTATCGGTCATGCAATGACAGTAACAATGGTTGTAAGTGCGGAAGCAAGTGTAACATCATCAGACCACCAAATCCAGGATGGTCCGATGTGTTGGATGATTCACTAGATGTCTCGCAGCTTGAAAAGAACTCCTGCATACCGAGCACTACTTTCTATGTTGATAATACACCTTATAGTAAGATTGGTAATATCATCCCGCAGTTTGGATACAAAACGCTCAATCCAAAAGGCAGTGCTAAACCTTATGATATAAATATGGATCAGAATGCCAAGGTCACCCCTGGTGATGAGCTCTTATACTCCGCATTTGATACTAGATCGAATCAATTCTGTTACGCGGCCGTTAGATGTGTAGCTGGAAAATTCCAAGCGATTAAAGAAAGTAGCGAGATTCCTGGAGACAATACTTTGTATCCGCTAATGGGTTGCTATCCAGTGAAGGTCGGTAAAAAGATCGCGTTTACTTCGACTGCGCCGGGAATTAAACAAGGCAGTGACGCTTGTCTTGAAGTTCAGTTTAATAAAGGACCTCAGAATCCAACGAACCTGAAACTGTGGAAATGGACGGATTATAATGAGCAGTGTAGTGTGACTAATGCTACCGGTGGCATTTCAACCAATCCAAATGTGGTTGGGGGAAGCTGTCCTACGTCGAACACCAAGGCAATATTCGGAGCTCAATTCAGTAGTTCAGGACCTGGATGCTCTACCGGAACGACAGATGCGACTGATTTAAATACCATAAATTTTGCTTGTAACTATACGAAGATTTACTGGGATACTTGCGCGAACAGTTCAAATTCAAAAAATGGCAATGCAAGCTGTCCTAAGTGGTGTTATGCCGAATGTAAGGTTCCTGAATATGTTCCGGAACATCCATGGTTAGATGCGCCTCGCAACGTTCAAAGATACTATGAAGATATGGGAGCTGGTGATAAGAATTTGCCGTTCTGTACAATGGATCGCACGTTGTTTGATGCAATCGAGAATTAA
- a CDS encoding spermidine synthase, translating into MDHRKLNFLSLALSFCGFAYQSLMAKTFAVFIQEEIIGFCLSSALFIYGIGLGSKKSSDAKDPLVGLLKIELILMLLGAVAPMMVTYLFFIPSLELINFDGIQLPPGPLMMIFVLITGTISMLLGYLTGFETPLLFRLREDKENQKHLNHILAFSYFGALVASILVPLVLIPKLEIYGTAILIALLSGSICVYLTTQSQRSATYLKLVGTGILMVMLYAFVQEPLQQLSLRIRYYGNYPKSVTNKKDITEYFSEIKRQINVTRHLSTYQAIDIVDGQDEDGPFFSLWLNGQFQFDSRYEKSYHESFLRGSLQLSGQTPKKILILGAGDGLLLRDILKTLPSDTEITMVELDPLILKIAKEDARWASLNERSLENSHVELITDDAFHFLRQSKRTWDAIYLDFPYPYSIELSKLYSVEFYRIIKNRLSPDGFIVFDFPTNESAAIINSTLAAVPFSNVIAYEKAESFVYASDKKAKSFKDDYKIIQLPPVDKQLVNSLFKPQLPRMWE; encoded by the coding sequence ATGGATCATCGTAAATTAAACTTCTTGTCGTTGGCGCTTTCCTTTTGTGGATTTGCTTACCAAAGCCTGATGGCAAAAACTTTTGCAGTTTTTATTCAAGAAGAAATCATTGGATTCTGTTTATCATCAGCTTTATTCATTTACGGTATTGGACTTGGAAGCAAGAAATCTTCCGATGCAAAAGATCCCTTGGTAGGGCTTTTAAAGATCGAATTGATATTGATGTTATTAGGTGCCGTAGCACCTATGATGGTTACTTATCTGTTTTTTATTCCCAGTCTAGAGCTTATCAACTTTGACGGAATTCAGCTTCCTCCGGGACCTTTGATGATGATCTTTGTTTTGATCACGGGGACAATTTCCATGTTGTTGGGATATTTGACCGGATTTGAAACGCCGCTATTATTCCGATTGCGGGAAGACAAAGAAAATCAAAAGCATCTAAATCACATTCTCGCATTTAGTTACTTCGGTGCACTGGTAGCATCCATTCTTGTTCCGCTAGTACTTATTCCAAAGCTTGAGATATATGGAACTGCTATTTTAATTGCCCTCCTTAGCGGATCGATCTGTGTCTACTTAACAACTCAGTCTCAACGATCAGCAACATACTTAAAACTAGTAGGGACGGGAATATTAATGGTGATGCTCTACGCATTCGTGCAAGAGCCATTGCAACAATTATCTTTGCGTATTCGTTACTACGGAAATTATCCAAAATCTGTAACAAACAAAAAGGATATCACAGAGTATTTTTCCGAAATAAAAAGGCAAATCAACGTCACCAGGCACTTAAGCACCTATCAAGCCATTGATATTGTGGATGGCCAAGACGAAGACGGTCCATTTTTCAGTCTTTGGTTAAACGGACAATTTCAATTCGACTCGCGCTATGAAAAGTCTTATCACGAGTCATTCTTGCGGGGCTCACTTCAGCTATCTGGACAAACACCAAAGAAAATTTTAATCTTAGGAGCGGGCGACGGGCTCTTATTGCGGGACATTTTAAAGACTCTACCATCTGATACCGAAATCACCATGGTTGAGCTTGACCCACTCATTCTAAAAATTGCTAAAGAAGATGCTAGATGGGCTTCCTTGAACGAAAGGTCCTTAGAAAATAGTCACGTGGAGCTTATCACTGATGATGCCTTTCATTTTCTTCGTCAAAGCAAAAGAACTTGGGATGCCATCTATCTGGATTTTCCTTATCCTTACAGCATCGAGCTTTCAAAATTATATAGCGTTGAATTCTATCGAATTATCAAGAATCGACTCAGTCCCGACGGATTTATCGTTTTTGATTTTCCGACAAATGAAAGCGCCGCCATTATCAATTCCACGCTTGCCGCAGTTCCATTCTCAAATGTCATTGCTTATGAAAAAGCAGAAAGCTTTGTGTATGCTTCGGATAAGAAAGCAAAATCATTCAAGGATGATTATAAAATTATCCAACTTCCGCCGGTTGATAAGCAGCTTGTAAATTCCTTGTTTAAGCCACAGCTACCAAGGATGTGGGAATGA